One stretch of Thermanaerosceptrum fracticalcis DNA includes these proteins:
- a CDS encoding diol dehydratase reactivase subunit alpha — MTVIAGVDIGNSTTEVCLASIDPGGQVNYLASSTVKTTGIKGTLDNLPGVVMAIQEALEKAGIQARDLSLIRLNEATPVIGDVAMETITETIITESTMIGHNPATPGGIGLGTGITTLIKHLPAKNKGEEVICVIPAEVDYEEAAALINEATARGIQVRGAVAQNDDAVLIVNRLKGKIPVVDEVSQIERVPLGMPAAVEVAEPGQAVQTLANPYGIATVFKLSPEETKMVVPIARALMGNRSAVVIRTPRGDVKERKIPAGSLIIQGTKHKETVDIEEGSEAIMATVKKLAPLADVYGEPGTNVGGMLEKVRSVMSSLTGQDRSEMKIQDILAVDTIVPQKVRGGVAGEFAMESAIGLAAMVKTNRLPMEQIAAQLTRELGVKTVIAGVEANMALQGALTTPGTAKPLAILDLGGGSSDGALITRDGQVHAVHLAGAGDMVTMLINSELGLEDLNLAEEIKKYSLGKVESLFHLRLEDGTVRFFEKSLPPQLFARVVIIRNGEDMVPIPAQHSLEKIRNVRREAKKKVFVTNALRALQEITPTGNIRHLEYVVLVGGSALDFEIPGMISDALAEYGIVCGQGNIRGTEGPRNAVATGLVLSFLDGKG, encoded by the coding sequence ATGACAGTCATTGCCGGTGTGGATATCGGTAATTCCACTACGGAAGTATGCTTGGCTAGCATTGATCCCGGGGGACAGGTGAACTACCTGGCCAGTTCCACGGTGAAAACCACGGGAATTAAAGGAACCCTGGATAACCTGCCGGGGGTGGTTATGGCCATTCAGGAGGCTTTGGAGAAAGCGGGGATACAAGCCAGAGATCTTAGCCTCATCAGGCTAAATGAAGCCACACCCGTCATCGGCGATGTTGCCATGGAAACCATTACGGAAACCATTATTACCGAGTCAACCATGATAGGCCATAATCCGGCCACACCCGGAGGTATAGGGCTGGGAACAGGTATAACCACATTAATAAAACACCTGCCCGCTAAAAACAAGGGAGAAGAGGTTATCTGCGTGATTCCCGCCGAAGTGGACTATGAGGAAGCCGCCGCTCTCATCAATGAAGCTACGGCCCGGGGGATTCAGGTCCGGGGAGCTGTTGCCCAAAATGATGATGCTGTCTTAATTGTCAACAGACTCAAGGGGAAAATTCCTGTGGTCGATGAGGTCTCCCAGATTGAACGGGTCCCCCTGGGCATGCCTGCCGCTGTAGAAGTGGCAGAACCGGGTCAGGCCGTCCAGACTTTAGCCAATCCTTACGGGATTGCTACAGTTTTCAAATTGTCCCCTGAAGAAACGAAGATGGTGGTACCTATAGCCCGGGCCTTGATGGGCAACCGGTCGGCCGTGGTCATCCGTACACCCCGGGGAGATGTCAAAGAGAGGAAAATTCCGGCCGGGTCCCTCATCATCCAGGGAACTAAACATAAGGAGACGGTGGATATTGAAGAGGGCAGTGAGGCCATCATGGCCACAGTCAAGAAACTGGCTCCCTTGGCTGATGTCTACGGTGAACCGGGTACCAATGTAGGGGGCATGCTGGAAAAAGTACGCTCTGTCATGAGTTCGCTTACCGGCCAGGACCGCTCGGAGATGAAAATTCAGGATATCCTGGCGGTAGACACCATCGTCCCCCAAAAGGTCCGGGGAGGGGTGGCGGGCGAATTTGCCATGGAAAGCGCCATCGGTCTGGCGGCTATGGTCAAGACCAACCGCCTGCCTATGGAGCAAATTGCTGCACAGCTCACCCGGGAACTGGGAGTCAAGACGGTCATCGCGGGAGTGGAAGCCAATATGGCCTTACAGGGAGCCTTAACCACCCCTGGTACGGCCAAACCCCTGGCCATTCTGGATTTGGGCGGGGGATCCAGTGATGGGGCCCTCATCACCAGGGATGGCCAGGTTCATGCGGTGCACCTGGCGGGGGCGGGCGATATGGTGACCATGCTTATTAATTCGGAATTGGGACTGGAGGATCTTAATCTGGCTGAAGAAATTAAAAAATACTCCCTGGGTAAAGTAGAGAGTCTTTTTCACCTGCGCTTGGAGGACGGAACGGTGAGGTTTTTTGAGAAAAGCCTGCCGCCACAGCTCTTTGCCAGGGTGGTAATCATACGAAACGGCGAGGACATGGTCCCCATACCTGCACAGCATTCTCTGGAAAAAATTAGAAACGTGCGACGGGAGGCCAAGAAAAAAGTCTTTGTTACCAATGCCTTAAGGGCTCTGCAAGAAATTACCCCTACCGGTAACATCAGGCACCTGGAATATGTGGTCCTGGTGGGAGGATCAGCCCTGGATTTTGAGATACCAGGAATGATTTCCGATGCTCTGGCCGAATATGGTATTGTTTGTGGCCAAGGCAATATCAGGGGGACGGAAGGTCCTAGAAATGCCGTAGCCACAGGCCTGGTACTCTCCTTTTTGGATGGGAAAGGGTGA
- a CDS encoding glycerol dehydratase reactivase beta/small subunit family protein: protein MSIRERVLKPHIGLGAWKSEENSVIAMELRAGMEEENIPWEEKGLPEEDAVRLAYQCAKASPLGVGVAIGKDGSVAIHFHRLPEKEPLFYLPRLQGNRTLWRVYGSHAARLVKGLPFKNTLVLEDERSRELETLVTCITAEIMRVMSDLGFNEEVKY from the coding sequence ATGAGTATACGCGAGAGAGTCCTAAAGCCCCATATTGGCTTGGGGGCCTGGAAGAGTGAGGAAAACAGCGTTATTGCCATGGAACTGCGGGCAGGTATGGAAGAGGAGAACATACCTTGGGAAGAAAAAGGGCTTCCGGAAGAGGACGCTGTCCGCCTGGCTTACCAGTGCGCTAAAGCCTCGCCTCTGGGGGTAGGGGTGGCCATTGGCAAGGACGGTTCCGTGGCTATCCACTTCCACCGCTTGCCCGAAAAGGAACCCCTCTTTTATCTTCCCAGACTGCAGGGCAACAGGACTTTATGGCGGGTTTACGGGTCCCACGCGGCCAGGCTGGTGAAAGGCCTGCCTTTTAAAAATACCCTTGTTCTGGAAGATGAAAGATCCCGGGAGTTGGAAACCCTTGTAACGTGCATCACTGCGGAAATCATGCGGGTGATGTCTGATTTAGGTTTCAATGAGGAGGTGAAATATTGA
- a CDS encoding BMC domain-containing protein, with translation MSRALGLIEAIGLPAAIEAADTAVKSANVKLSGYELTRGGGLVVVKLTGDVGAVKAAVAAGAAAAEKVGKVWATHVIPRPHQSTEEMVYPSTPETTGCSAGVSPTAEIPVEVPVKGEKLPESVPEPVFWAGEAKEEEQAGTIPAGEGGREKPSDRVLGPREVCNLCGDPLCPRKKGEPKMNCLHYKDKEAEA, from the coding sequence TTGAGCAGGGCCTTAGGTCTGATTGAAGCCATCGGCCTGCCTGCAGCCATTGAGGCCGCCGATACGGCCGTGAAATCGGCCAATGTAAAGTTAAGCGGATACGAACTAACCCGGGGAGGAGGCCTGGTAGTCGTTAAACTCACAGGAGATGTGGGTGCCGTTAAAGCTGCTGTAGCCGCCGGTGCCGCCGCAGCGGAAAAGGTAGGTAAGGTCTGGGCTACCCATGTGATTCCCCGTCCCCATCAGAGTACCGAGGAGATGGTTTATCCTTCCACTCCGGAAACAACCGGCTGTTCTGCCGGTGTTTCCCCTACCGCGGAGATTCCGGTGGAGGTGCCTGTGAAAGGAGAAAAATTGCCGGAATCTGTCCCAGAGCCTGTTTTCTGGGCCGGGGAGGCAAAAGAGGAGGAGCAAGCCGGAACTATCCCCGCGGGGGAAGGGGGGAGGGAGAAGCCCTCCGACAGGGTCCTAGGACCCAGGGAGGTGTGCAATCTCTGTGGAGATCCCCTGTGTCCCCGGAAGAAAGGTGAGCCCAAAATGAATTGTCTTCATTATAAAGATAAGGAGGCTGAAGCATGA
- the pduA gene encoding propanediol utilization microcompartment protein PduA, whose protein sequence is MRGEALGLVETKGLVGAIEAADAMVKAANVNLVGYEKIGSGLVTVMVRGDVGAVKAATDAGASAARKVGEVVSVHVIPRPHADVEKILPKLT, encoded by the coding sequence ATGAGAGGAGAAGCGTTGGGTTTAGTTGAGACCAAGGGTTTGGTAGGGGCCATTGAAGCTGCTGATGCCATGGTAAAGGCGGCCAATGTTAACCTGGTAGGTTATGAAAAGATTGGATCCGGTTTGGTAACGGTCATGGTAAGAGGGGATGTAGGAGCGGTGAAAGCTGCTACTGATGCCGGTGCCAGTGCCGCCCGGAAAGTGGGAGAAGTTGTTTCCGTCCACGTTATTCCCCGGCCCCATGCCGATGTGGAAAAAATACTTCCCAAGCTCACTTAG
- a CDS encoding phosphate propanoyltransferase — protein MDKEQLIRLVVEKIQEKLASNPPCIPASPSYPVSIGISNRHVHLSQAHVEVLFGPGYQLTPVKELQPGQFAAAETLTLVGPKGSLAKVRVLGPARRLTQVEISRTDGFTLGVFPPVRDSGFLQGTPGLVLVGPAGCLKITEGVICAARHIHFHPADAERMGIRDGDRLAVKIQGDRALVFDNVLARVNENYRLEMHIDTDEANAAGVRNGDTGILLLRQEGS, from the coding sequence ATGGATAAGGAACAATTGATCCGGCTCGTTGTAGAAAAGATACAGGAAAAGTTAGCGTCTAACCCACCATGTATCCCTGCCAGCCCTTCCTACCCGGTCTCCATAGGCATATCAAACCGTCACGTTCATCTTTCCCAGGCCCATGTAGAAGTCCTTTTTGGACCTGGTTACCAGTTGACTCCCGTCAAGGAATTACAGCCAGGCCAATTTGCTGCCGCCGAAACCTTAACCCTGGTGGGGCCCAAAGGGTCCCTGGCCAAGGTTAGGGTTTTAGGACCGGCCCGCAGGCTTACCCAGGTAGAGATATCCCGTACCGACGGTTTTACTCTGGGGGTATTTCCCCCTGTTAGGGATTCGGGGTTTTTGCAGGGGACACCGGGACTGGTGCTGGTGGGCCCTGCAGGATGCCTGAAAATCACAGAAGGTGTGATCTGTGCCGCCCGGCATATCCACTTTCATCCTGCCGATGCTGAAAGAATGGGGATACGGGATGGTGACAGGCTTGCGGTAAAAATCCAGGGTGACCGGGCCCTGGTTTTTGACAACGTGCTGGCAAGGGTTAATGAAAATTACCGTTTGGAGATGCACATTGATACGGATGAAGCCAATGCTGCAGGGGTGCGAAACGGCGATACCGGGATCTTACTGTTACGGCAGGAAGGGAGTTGA
- a CDS encoding flavoprotein, protein MDIDHLVKIITREVLKQLQAEEGSRETHSSRPRLLALFTGGSIGFKQSLREMERLAQWAQVQVVLSRTASEIYPDEQIFGSFSDLPVIKEGNRVSLHKLLDGVGIVTVPVLTFNSLAKLAVGISDTLILNIVMHCLMSGTPVVAAKNAANLQDQERKSLSMYRCSPGLLQLANEYLKKLEVLGIEVVDVSQLAERARALAFSGEPVKPAGGGKREVITQEDITQEVIRQGSLRVPANAILTPLAQDLIQSHGLVIYHE, encoded by the coding sequence GTGGATATAGATCATTTGGTAAAAATTATCACCCGGGAGGTACTTAAGCAGCTTCAGGCTGAGGAGGGAAGTAGGGAAACCCATTCTTCTCGTCCCCGGCTCCTGGCTCTCTTTACAGGTGGAAGTATTGGTTTTAAGCAAAGCCTCCGGGAAATGGAAAGACTGGCCCAATGGGCCCAAGTTCAAGTGGTCCTTTCCCGAACAGCTTCAGAAATTTATCCCGATGAGCAAATCTTTGGCAGTTTCTCCGACCTACCGGTCATTAAAGAGGGTAACAGGGTTTCCCTGCACAAGTTACTGGATGGTGTAGGGATTGTGACGGTTCCCGTACTTACCTTTAACAGCCTGGCCAAACTGGCGGTGGGCATCTCTGATACCCTTATCTTGAATATTGTGATGCACTGCCTGATGTCGGGCACCCCGGTGGTGGCGGCTAAAAACGCAGCCAATCTCCAGGACCAGGAAAGAAAAAGCCTCAGTATGTACAGGTGCAGCCCGGGGCTCTTGCAGTTGGCCAACGAGTATTTAAAAAAACTGGAGGTTTTAGGCATCGAGGTAGTGGACGTGAGCCAGCTGGCAGAGCGGGCTAGGGCCCTCGCGTTCTCCGGAGAGCCGGTTAAACCGGCAGGAGGAGGAAAAAGAGAGGTTATCACCCAGGAGGATATCACCCAGGAGGTCATCCGGCAAGGAAGTTTACGGGTTCCTGCCAACGCTATACTGACCCCCTTAGCCCAGGACCTGATCCAGTCTCATGGTCTGGTTATTTACCATGAGTAG
- a CDS encoding EutN/CcmL family microcompartment protein has protein sequence MFIAKVIGNVVATQKDETLVGSKLLIIQPLELLPGQKTGGPIIAVDAIGAGAGETVLVATGSSARNATKAHTVADAAVVGIVDAMELHQG, from the coding sequence ATGTTTATTGCTAAAGTCATTGGCAATGTGGTGGCTACCCAAAAGGATGAGACCCTGGTGGGCAGCAAATTACTGATAATCCAGCCCCTGGAGTTATTACCGGGGCAAAAAACAGGTGGTCCCATTATTGCTGTGGATGCCATCGGGGCAGGGGCGGGAGAAACTGTCCTGGTAGCCACAGGCAGTTCCGCACGTAATGCCACTAAAGCCCACACCGTGGCCGATGCGGCTGTGGTGGGGATAGTGGACGCCATGGAACTGCACCAGGGTTAA
- a CDS encoding cob(I)yrinic acid a,c-diamide adenosyltransferase, producing MKIYTRTGDAGQTSLLGGKRVKKDHPRVETYGTVDEANSALGLAGSLCSLPFLQDIAREIQERLLVVGADLARAEGSTVPVTPVGEEDVTRLEELIDQLEVKKPKQKGFVLPGGTAAAGAFDLARTIVRRAERLCTALAREEAVNPFVLKYLNRLSDLLFVMARVDEHEAFIKQVTREVIKKMSGILENKTLALAKELAQAAEEAAQSLGVPMVMAVVDQGGNLVLVHRMDEALLASIDIAVNKAYTAVAVKLPTHQLAGLSLPGQPLYGIEATNRGRIVIFGGGYPIYQNGELIGGLGVSGGTVKQDMQVAEAALAKALGLLEGGIK from the coding sequence GTGAAAATTTACACTCGGACCGGAGATGCAGGACAGACCAGCCTTTTAGGCGGGAAGCGCGTTAAAAAGGATCATCCCAGAGTGGAGACTTACGGGACGGTAGATGAAGCAAATTCGGCTTTAGGGCTGGCCGGAAGTCTCTGCTCCCTCCCTTTTTTGCAGGACATTGCCCGGGAAATTCAAGAACGGCTTTTGGTGGTGGGGGCTGACCTGGCCCGGGCTGAGGGCAGCACGGTTCCGGTTACACCTGTGGGGGAGGAAGATGTGACCAGGCTGGAAGAGTTAATCGACCAGTTGGAAGTAAAGAAGCCTAAACAAAAAGGGTTTGTGCTTCCGGGGGGAACGGCAGCGGCAGGCGCTTTTGACCTGGCCAGGACCATAGTGCGCCGGGCGGAACGCCTGTGTACCGCCTTGGCCAGGGAAGAAGCCGTAAATCCTTTTGTCTTGAAGTATTTGAATAGATTATCCGACTTACTCTTTGTCATGGCCCGTGTCGATGAACACGAAGCCTTCATTAAGCAGGTTACCAGGGAGGTGATCAAAAAAATGTCAGGTATATTGGAAAATAAAACACTGGCCTTAGCCAAAGAACTGGCCCAGGCTGCTGAAGAAGCCGCCCAATCCCTAGGTGTGCCTATGGTCATGGCTGTGGTGGATCAAGGCGGGAACCTGGTCCTCGTCCACCGCATGGATGAAGCCTTACTGGCCAGTATCGACATTGCCGTGAACAAGGCCTATACGGCGGTGGCCGTCAAGCTTCCCACCCACCAATTGGCAGGTTTGTCTTTGCCCGGCCAGCCTCTTTATGGCATTGAGGCCACCAACAGGGGCAGGATTGTTATTTTTGGCGGCGGTTATCCCATCTATCAAAATGGTGAGCTCATAGGCGGACTGGGAGTTTCAGGCGGTACCGTGAAACAGGATATGCAGGTTGCCGAAGCGGCCCTGGCCAAGGCGCTGGGGCTGTTGGAAGGAGGAATAAAATGA
- a CDS encoding aldehyde dehydrogenase family protein, whose product MNLANVEMEKLVAAVVKEVLKSSGTSSPNAYGVFDCIVRAVEDASLAQKQLMTFSLEKRAEFITAMREAALAHAEFLAEMAVKETGMGRVADKIIKNRLAALKTPGTEDLKTEAYTGDRGLTIVEMAPFGVIGAITPVTNPAATIINNSIGMIAAGNSVVFCPHPSARDTSLKTVEILNKAIISRGGPQDILCTIKEPSLKAVQELMNHPKVNLLVATGGPDVVRAVLSSGKKAIGAGAGNPPVVVDETADIEKAAKDIVDGGTFDNNLPCIAEKSIIVVGSVADLLLANMQKHGAYLIQGTHLRDLEKLVLQEKIVEPGKSKYVPSKQYVGKDARYILEKIGIRAGEEIRGIVALVEAHHPFVMVELMMPILPLVQVKNIDEAIALAVKVEHGNRHTAIMHSKNVDHMTRFAKAIQTTIFVKNAPSYAGIGVGGEGFTTFTIAGPTGEGLTSARTFTRQRRCVLVDALSIV is encoded by the coding sequence ATGAACCTGGCCAATGTAGAGATGGAAAAGCTTGTGGCTGCAGTTGTAAAGGAAGTGTTGAAAAGCAGTGGGACTTCTTCTCCTAACGCCTACGGCGTGTTCGATTGTATTGTCAGGGCGGTGGAGGACGCTTCCCTTGCGCAAAAACAATTGATGACCTTTTCCTTAGAAAAAAGGGCAGAATTTATTACAGCTATGCGGGAAGCGGCCCTAGCCCATGCCGAATTTCTGGCGGAAATGGCGGTGAAAGAAACGGGCATGGGGCGGGTCGCCGACAAAATCATAAAAAATAGGCTCGCAGCCCTGAAAACGCCGGGAACAGAAGATTTAAAAACAGAGGCTTACACAGGCGATAGAGGGTTAACTATCGTAGAAATGGCGCCTTTTGGGGTCATTGGGGCGATTACCCCGGTGACAAACCCGGCCGCCACCATCATCAACAACAGTATCGGCATGATTGCTGCGGGCAATTCCGTAGTCTTCTGCCCCCATCCCAGCGCCCGGGATACTTCTTTAAAAACGGTGGAGATCCTGAATAAAGCCATCATCTCCAGGGGAGGCCCCCAAGACATCCTCTGTACCATCAAAGAACCCAGTCTGAAAGCGGTCCAGGAGCTCATGAACCATCCCAAGGTTAACCTGCTGGTAGCCACGGGAGGCCCCGATGTGGTCAGGGCTGTGCTGAGCTCGGGGAAAAAAGCCATTGGCGCTGGCGCAGGTAATCCCCCCGTGGTCGTTGATGAGACGGCAGATATCGAGAAGGCGGCCAAAGACATTGTCGATGGCGGGACTTTTGATAACAACTTACCCTGTATTGCCGAAAAGTCTATCATTGTGGTGGGAAGTGTGGCCGATCTGCTCCTGGCCAACATGCAGAAACATGGCGCTTACCTCATACAGGGGACGCACCTGAGAGACTTAGAAAAGCTGGTCCTCCAGGAAAAAATAGTTGAACCCGGTAAGAGCAAATATGTGCCCAGTAAGCAGTATGTGGGTAAGGATGCCAGGTATATCCTGGAGAAAATCGGTATCCGGGCAGGTGAGGAGATCCGGGGGATTGTGGCTCTAGTCGAGGCCCACCATCCTTTTGTCATGGTAGAGCTGATGATGCCTATCTTACCGCTGGTACAGGTCAAAAACATTGATGAAGCTATAGCCCTGGCTGTCAAGGTGGAGCATGGAAATAGGCATACGGCCATTATGCATTCCAAGAATGTGGATCATATGACCCGTTTCGCTAAAGCCATTCAGACCACCATCTTTGTAAAGAATGCTCCTTCTTATGCCGGTATAGGCGTTGGAGGCGAAGGCTTTACCACCTTCACTATTGCAGGGCCCACGGGCGAAGGGCTTACCTCGGCCCGGACCTTTACCAGGCAGAGGAGATGTGTCCTGGTTGATGCCTTATCCATTGTATAA
- a CDS encoding 4Fe-4S dicluster domain-containing protein encodes MTDLLAQVKEAGVVGAGGAGFPTHIKLNARVEYVLVNGAECEPLLRANQQMLAKYAQELWQALRLVVEHTGARKGIIALKIKYEQARAALESCQPREGVYGIHLLDDFYPAGDEHVLVHEVTGRIVPEGGIPLKVGCVVINVETLLNVLGAVRGVPVTHKFVTVTGAVRKPLTASVPLGTRISALLELAGGSLIEKYGIIEGGPMMGKAVAAGDVVTKTTGGVIVLPVHHPLLQHKNESVRLNILRARAACCQCRICTDLCPRYLLGHGLEPHKIMRALGAGSLTKELTQAFLCSECGACDKFACPMGLSPRQLNSMLKQEMGKAGIRNPHGRNELKPEASRGWHKIPSNRLIARLGLEAYNVPAPLLEIEVNPQEVILPLQQHLGQPARPVVQAGEKVDRGQLIGTIPDHNAVGANLHASIRGIVESVTSSITIKRL; translated from the coding sequence ATGACTGATTTGCTAGCACAGGTTAAAGAGGCCGGAGTGGTAGGCGCAGGCGGGGCTGGGTTTCCCACCCACATCAAGCTCAATGCCCGTGTGGAATATGTCCTGGTGAACGGAGCGGAATGCGAGCCCTTATTAAGGGCAAACCAGCAAATGCTGGCTAAATATGCCCAGGAACTCTGGCAGGCTCTCCGGCTGGTTGTTGAGCATACAGGGGCACGGAAGGGGATTATCGCCCTTAAGATAAAATATGAACAGGCGCGCGCCGCCCTGGAGAGTTGCCAGCCCAGGGAAGGAGTATACGGGATTCATTTATTGGATGATTTTTATCCCGCAGGTGATGAACACGTACTGGTCCATGAAGTCACAGGCCGTATTGTACCGGAGGGCGGGATTCCCCTGAAAGTGGGTTGTGTGGTGATCAATGTGGAAACCCTGCTCAATGTATTAGGGGCTGTCCGGGGTGTGCCCGTAACCCATAAATTCGTTACTGTTACAGGGGCTGTGAGAAAACCCCTGACTGCCTCCGTTCCTCTCGGAACCAGGATTAGCGCTTTACTGGAATTGGCGGGGGGATCGTTAATAGAAAAATATGGAATAATCGAGGGCGGCCCCATGATGGGTAAAGCAGTGGCTGCCGGGGATGTGGTAACCAAGACTACGGGCGGCGTCATTGTCTTACCTGTCCACCATCCCTTGCTCCAGCATAAAAACGAGAGTGTGCGGCTAAACATTTTAAGGGCCAGGGCTGCCTGCTGCCAGTGCCGGATTTGTACTGATCTTTGTCCCCGTTATCTTTTAGGCCATGGGCTGGAGCCTCATAAGATTATGCGGGCCCTTGGTGCTGGTTCTTTGACCAAGGAGCTTACCCAGGCTTTTCTCTGTTCCGAATGCGGGGCCTGTGATAAGTTTGCCTGTCCCATGGGTTTATCTCCCCGGCAGCTCAACAGCATGTTAAAACAGGAAATGGGTAAGGCCGGTATCAGAAACCCCCACGGACGCAACGAACTAAAACCGGAAGCCTCCAGGGGCTGGCATAAAATCCCTAGCAACAGGTTAATTGCCCGCCTGGGCCTGGAAGCCTATAATGTCCCGGCCCCTTTGCTTGAGATAGAGGTGAATCCCCAGGAAGTTATACTTCCTTTGCAGCAGCACCTGGGCCAGCCGGCAAGGCCCGTAGTCCAGGCAGGAGAGAAAGTGGATAGGGGACAGTTGATCGGAACCATACCGGACCATAATGCCGTAGGGGCCAATCTTCATGCCAGTATTAGAGGGATTGTGGAGTCCGTTACCTCGTCTATAACCATCAAAAGGCTGTAA
- a CDS encoding BMC domain-containing protein, whose translation MKKAIGILEIKNITQGILAADTMLKASHVELLQATPVCPGKFMIIVAGDVGAVKNAVESGSQISPGAVIDKYVIPNVNENVFPALCATSQVKELGALGIVETYSVAAAIMAADAAVKSAYVQLIEVRLARGMGGKALVSLTGDVGAVKTAVAAASQIAQDAGMLVDQLVIPAPHRDLQSSIL comes from the coding sequence ATGAAAAAAGCCATTGGCATACTGGAAATTAAAAATATTACGCAGGGCATTTTAGCGGCCGATACCATGCTGAAAGCAAGCCATGTGGAACTTCTGCAAGCTACACCTGTCTGCCCCGGAAAGTTTATGATTATCGTGGCCGGTGATGTGGGAGCGGTAAAGAATGCGGTAGAGAGCGGTAGTCAAATTAGTCCTGGAGCAGTCATAGACAAATATGTCATTCCTAATGTCAATGAAAATGTCTTTCCTGCCCTGTGCGCCACGAGCCAGGTTAAAGAACTGGGCGCTTTAGGCATAGTGGAAACCTATTCTGTGGCTGCGGCTATCATGGCGGCGGATGCGGCAGTCAAATCGGCCTACGTCCAGCTCATTGAGGTTAGATTAGCCCGCGGTATGGGGGGCAAAGCCCTTGTTTCCCTTACTGGGGATGTGGGTGCCGTGAAAACAGCGGTGGCAGCGGCAAGCCAAATTGCCCAGGATGCGGGAATGCTGGTGGATCAACTGGTCATCCCTGCACCCCACCGGGATTTGCAGTCCAGTATTTTATGA
- a CDS encoding ArsR/SmtB family transcription factor, giving the protein MDIYTKTAERLKAMAEPTRLKILKMLSQEEMCVCEIIEGLHLSQPAVSHHLKILRQAELINDRKEGKWTFYSLNREECHHLLEDLQHDYLQDHPAREKHAPSICCNIDTSTLEEI; this is encoded by the coding sequence ATGGATATATATACAAAAACCGCAGAGAGACTTAAAGCCATGGCTGAGCCCACACGCTTAAAAATCCTGAAAATGTTATCCCAGGAAGAGATGTGTGTCTGTGAAATCATTGAAGGCCTGCATCTAAGCCAGCCTGCGGTGTCCCATCATTTAAAAATTCTCCGTCAGGCAGAGCTGATTAATGACCGCAAAGAAGGCAAATGGACTTTTTATTCCCTCAACAGGGAGGAATGTCATCATTTGCTGGAGGATTTACAGCATGATTACCTACAGGACCATCCGGCCAGAGAAAAACATGCTCCCAGCATCTGCTGTAACATTGATACTTCCACTTTAGAAGAAATTTAG